A genomic segment from Marinobacter subterrani encodes:
- a CDS encoding YggT family protein, with product MLADILITILLIASSFYLTIVLLRFLLQLARADFYNPITQFVVKATNPLLRPLRRLIPGWGGIDGAALVLAVIIQAITFFLILIALNGGIPAMNPITLLVWAVLNVLDLIVKIYFWSVIAIVVVSWIAPGSSHPAIQLVAQITEPVMRPVRNIMPSMGGLDLSPIIVFLILNVISVVIEHMKVAAGLGAIGLGM from the coding sequence ATGCTGGCAGACATCCTGATTACCATCCTGCTGATCGCATCCTCCTTTTACCTGACCATCGTCCTGCTGCGGTTCCTGCTTCAGCTCGCCCGGGCGGATTTCTACAACCCGATCACCCAGTTTGTGGTCAAGGCAACAAATCCCCTGCTGCGGCCACTGCGGCGCCTGATCCCGGGCTGGGGTGGTATTGACGGGGCCGCCCTAGTGCTGGCGGTGATCATCCAGGCCATCACCTTCTTCCTGATCCTGATCGCGCTCAATGGCGGCATTCCAGCCATGAACCCCATCACCCTGCTGGTCTGGGCGGTCCTGAACGTGCTGGACTTGATTGTGAAAATCTATTTCTGGTCGGTCATTGCCATCGTGGTTGTCAGTTGGATAGCGCCCGGCAGCAGCCACCCTGCGATTCAACTGGTCGCCCAGATCACCGAACCGGTCATGCGCCCGGTGCGGAATATCATGCCGTCCATGGGCGGCCTGGACCTGTCACCGATCATTGTGTTCCTGATCCTGAATGTTATTTCGGTGGTTATTGAGCATATGAAAGTGGCCGCAGGGCTGGGTGCGATCGGGCTCGGGATGTAA
- the proC gene encoding pyrroline-5-carboxylate reductase, translating into MSTSPTISFIGAGNMASAIIGGMLDNGYKAGDIWVSAPDDGHLQSIRKHFGVSVTTDNRYCAQQADMVVLAVKPQVMADVCRDIAPVVQNTRPLMVSIAAGLTADTLDEWLGGGLPLVRVMPNTPSLVGKGAAGLFANKEVKDAQKKMVESVFESIGSALWVDEENQLHGVTALSGSGPAYFFLMLEALEEAAADAGIASDTARALAIQTMAGAAEMAARSDQDPGQLKRNVMSPGGTTEQAINTFEDGGMRDLVRKAYNAAFKRSEEMAKELAGKQ; encoded by the coding sequence TTGAGCACATCACCAACCATCTCTTTTATTGGCGCAGGCAACATGGCCAGCGCCATCATTGGCGGTATGCTGGACAACGGCTATAAAGCCGGTGACATCTGGGTCAGTGCGCCGGATGACGGCCATCTGCAATCGATCCGCAAACATTTCGGGGTCAGCGTTACCACCGACAACCGCTACTGCGCCCAGCAGGCTGACATGGTAGTGCTGGCCGTCAAACCCCAGGTAATGGCCGATGTCTGCCGCGACATTGCGCCCGTTGTCCAGAATACCCGGCCGCTGATGGTCTCCATTGCCGCCGGCCTGACCGCAGACACGCTGGACGAGTGGCTGGGTGGCGGATTGCCGCTGGTGAGGGTAATGCCCAACACGCCATCGCTGGTCGGCAAGGGTGCAGCGGGTCTTTTTGCCAACAAGGAAGTGAAAGACGCCCAGAAGAAGATGGTGGAATCGGTATTCGAGAGCATCGGCTCGGCACTGTGGGTCGACGAAGAAAACCAGCTCCACGGCGTGACCGCGCTGTCCGGCAGTGGCCCCGCCTACTTCTTCCTGATGCTCGAAGCCCTTGAGGAAGCAGCGGCGGACGCAGGCATCGCGTCCGACACGGCACGGGCTCTGGCGATCCAGACCATGGCAGGCGCTGCCGAGATGGCCGCCCGCAGTGATCAGGACCCCGGCCAACTCAAGCGCAACGTGATGTCTCCCGGCGGGACCACGGAGCAGGCCATCAATACCTTCGAAGACGGGGGCATGCGGGACCTGGTCCGCAAAGCCTACAACGCGGCGTTCAAGCGCTCGGAAGAAATGGCCAAAGAACTGGCTGGCAAACAGTAA
- a CDS encoding YggS family pyridoxal phosphate-dependent enzyme, with amino-acid sequence MSSIADNIGSVTRRIQKATLQAGREPGSVHLLAVSKTRPPEDLREAFASGQRAFGENYLQEALEKIEALADLDGIQWHFIGPIQSNKTRQIASAFAWVHSVDRLKIARRLDEQRDPALAPLNICLQVNINEEASKSGCRIAELPELVAAIGELPNLTLRGLMAIPDPDQPEGDLRASFRKLANTLKQLKTDHPDAGPLDTLSMGMSGDLEMAIAEGATWVRVGTALFGKRPAKS; translated from the coding sequence ATGAGCAGCATAGCAGACAACATCGGGAGCGTAACCCGACGCATACAAAAAGCAACATTGCAGGCGGGCCGCGAGCCCGGGTCTGTGCATTTACTTGCCGTGAGCAAGACCCGCCCCCCGGAAGATCTGCGGGAGGCGTTCGCATCAGGGCAGCGCGCGTTCGGTGAAAACTACCTTCAGGAAGCCCTCGAGAAGATAGAGGCACTGGCGGATCTTGACGGCATCCAGTGGCATTTTATCGGTCCAATACAGTCCAACAAGACCCGACAAATCGCCTCTGCCTTTGCCTGGGTGCATAGTGTCGATCGCCTGAAGATTGCCCGCCGGCTGGATGAACAAAGGGATCCGGCCCTGGCACCATTGAATATCTGCCTTCAGGTCAATATTAATGAAGAAGCCAGCAAATCAGGTTGCCGCATCGCCGAGCTGCCGGAGCTGGTCGCTGCCATCGGCGAGCTGCCAAACCTGACATTGCGGGGCCTGATGGCCATTCCGGATCCGGACCAACCCGAGGGAGACCTCAGGGCCAGTTTCCGGAAACTGGCCAACACCCTGAAACAACTGAAAACGGACCACCCGGACGCCGGCCCGCTGGACACACTGTCCATGGGCATGTCAGGCGACCTGGAAATGGCCATTGCCGAAGGTGCTACCTGGGTACGCGTGGGCACGGCGCTGTTTGGCAAACGGCCAGCAAAGAGCTGA